In Burkholderia sp. WP9, a genomic segment contains:
- a CDS encoding response regulator, translated as MSDGETVSIVLIEDDDGHATLVERNLRRAGISNGFVRFHDGQQALDYFFGPAPADAAASAGVDQAGKSCPAREDLMNFVVLLDLKMPRVDGFEVLRRLKESPQTAAVPVIVLTTTDDPREIARCYELGCNVYITKPVEYDAFIEAVRRLGFFLQVVKLPSGQRLTAP; from the coding sequence ATGAGTGACGGGGAAACGGTCAGCATCGTTCTGATCGAAGATGACGACGGCCACGCCACGCTCGTGGAGCGCAATTTGCGCCGTGCTGGCATTTCGAACGGTTTCGTGCGCTTTCACGACGGCCAGCAGGCTCTCGATTATTTCTTCGGCCCGGCGCCGGCGGACGCCGCCGCGAGTGCCGGCGTCGACCAGGCGGGCAAATCTTGCCCCGCGCGCGAAGATCTGATGAATTTCGTCGTGCTGCTCGATCTGAAAATGCCGCGGGTAGACGGCTTCGAAGTCTTGCGGCGTCTCAAAGAATCGCCGCAGACGGCCGCCGTGCCGGTGATCGTATTGACCACCACCGACGATCCGCGGGAAATCGCGCGCTGCTACGAACTCGGCTGCAACGTCTACATTACCAAGCCGGTCGAATACGATGCGTTCATCGAAGCTGTGCGCCGCCTCGGGTTTTTCCTGCAGGTGGTCAAACTGCCTTCCGGGCAGCGCCTCACGGCGCCGTAA
- a CDS encoding ATP-binding cassette domain-containing protein — protein MTDVPLVFADGIARRDAVRGQTLLQPTTFALHAGDRVAVTGPSGSGKSVFLRALALLDPLDAGRIMWHGAAVERAAIPRYRRNVAYIRQRPALLDGSVEDNLRYPFELRAYRDMRFDRARAASLAAQAGRGNDFLDKSASELSGGEAQITALIRVLQLAPEVLLLDEPTASLDPESSRAIEGLVHAWFDADPLRHASIWVSHDPAQAIRMSEQHLVMRAGVLGETARQEEPTERHDHPEFGQ, from the coding sequence ATGACCGACGTCCCCTTGGTTTTCGCTGACGGCATCGCGCGGCGCGATGCCGTGCGCGGCCAGACGCTGCTGCAACCAACCACCTTCGCGTTGCATGCGGGCGACCGCGTCGCGGTCACCGGGCCGTCGGGTTCGGGCAAGAGTGTGTTCCTGCGCGCCCTCGCCCTGCTCGATCCGCTCGATGCGGGACGCATCATGTGGCATGGCGCGGCGGTGGAGCGCGCCGCCATACCGCGCTACCGGCGCAACGTCGCGTATATCCGGCAGCGGCCCGCGCTGCTCGACGGCAGCGTGGAAGACAATCTGCGCTATCCGTTCGAACTGCGCGCCTATCGCGACATGCGTTTCGATCGCGCGCGCGCCGCGAGCCTCGCCGCTCAGGCCGGCCGTGGCAACGACTTTCTCGACAAGAGCGCCAGCGAATTGTCCGGCGGCGAGGCGCAGATCACCGCGCTGATTCGCGTGTTGCAACTGGCGCCAGAGGTCCTGCTGCTCGACGAACCCACCGCCTCGCTCGACCCGGAGTCGTCGCGCGCGATCGAAGGTCTGGTGCATGCCTGGTTCGACGCCGATCCTCTGCGTCATGCATCGATCTGGGTATCCCACGATCCGGCGCAAGCCATCCGCATGAGCGAGCAGCACCTGGTCATGCGCGCGGGCGTCCTCGGTGAAACGGCGCGGCAGGAAGAGCCGACCGAGCGTCACGATCATCCGGAGTTCGGCCAATGA
- a CDS encoding ATP-binding protein, with amino-acid sequence MKLFTKGLLLIAVPSAVELALLGVVFDTQEQTAQAAQWVTNSKQILYQSSAIVDPLLRQAARVRTAMVIGDASLIDRHTVWVDLGDRLSKLEVLVADAPQQVERVHKMQRAIDAYRAQTVAISQALHAGRAPNSFAALETGALPQQIALFREELAAFGDEASRLDADRSAALARRRARQQYALIGAVLGSMLIWAATAVVFARSIGRRLEVLTGNAERLGSGRTLAAPLSGSDEIAALDRVLHQTGTRLREAEAEQAMLKTRLEARASELAGVNEELRQETQDNEMFIYSVSHDLRSPLVNLQGFSKELQVSCNELDSVVEAARLPEAEHKRMVHILDGDVRESLHYLRTAVTQAAAIIDALLRISRAGRLEYQWQRVSVGRVVGRVVDALQGVIGQRSAVVTVRELPPAWGDPGAIEQIFSNLIGNALNYLDPARNGRIEVGALEPEPVEDTEPRAVRMRTYYVRDNGLGIPAAYMSKVFRAFQRLHGDVAEGDGIGLAVVRRMVERHGGRVWVESAEGAGSTFFVVLPEQPARL; translated from the coding sequence ATGAAACTATTCACGAAGGGTCTGCTGCTGATCGCCGTGCCAAGCGCGGTCGAGCTGGCGCTTCTCGGCGTCGTCTTCGATACCCAGGAGCAGACAGCGCAGGCCGCGCAGTGGGTTACCAACAGCAAGCAGATCCTTTATCAGTCGTCGGCCATTGTCGATCCGTTGTTGCGTCAGGCGGCGCGGGTTCGCACCGCCATGGTGATCGGCGACGCATCGCTGATCGACCGTCACACCGTCTGGGTCGATCTCGGCGATCGTCTGTCGAAGCTCGAAGTGCTGGTTGCCGATGCGCCGCAACAGGTCGAGCGCGTGCACAAGATGCAGCGGGCGATCGACGCCTATCGCGCGCAGACTGTCGCGATCTCGCAGGCGCTGCATGCGGGGCGCGCGCCGAATTCGTTCGCCGCGCTGGAGACCGGCGCGTTGCCGCAGCAGATCGCGCTATTTCGCGAGGAACTCGCGGCGTTCGGCGACGAAGCGTCGCGGCTCGACGCGGACCGCTCGGCGGCGCTCGCGCGACGGCGGGCGCGTCAGCAATACGCGCTGATCGGCGCCGTGCTGGGCTCGATGCTGATCTGGGCGGCCACCGCTGTGGTGTTTGCGCGTAGCATCGGCCGCCGGCTGGAAGTGTTGACCGGTAACGCGGAGCGTCTGGGCAGTGGGCGCACGCTCGCCGCGCCTTTGTCGGGCAGCGATGAAATCGCCGCGCTCGACAGGGTGCTGCATCAGACCGGCACGCGTCTGCGCGAGGCCGAGGCCGAGCAGGCCATGTTGAAAACGCGGCTCGAAGCGCGCGCGAGCGAACTGGCCGGCGTCAACGAGGAGTTGCGTCAGGAGACGCAAGACAATGAAATGTTCATCTACAGCGTGTCGCACGATCTGCGCTCGCCGTTGGTGAATCTGCAAGGTTTCTCGAAGGAATTGCAGGTCTCCTGTAACGAACTGGATAGCGTCGTCGAGGCGGCCAGGTTGCCGGAAGCCGAGCATAAACGCATGGTGCATATTCTCGATGGCGACGTGCGCGAGTCGTTGCACTATTTGCGCACCGCGGTGACGCAAGCCGCCGCCATCATCGACGCGCTGTTGCGGATCTCGCGCGCCGGCCGGCTCGAATATCAGTGGCAGCGCGTGAGCGTCGGGCGCGTGGTGGGCCGGGTGGTCGACGCGCTGCAAGGCGTGATTGGCCAACGCTCGGCCGTGGTGACCGTGCGCGAGTTGCCGCCCGCATGGGGCGACCCGGGCGCGATCGAGCAGATTTTCAGCAACCTGATCGGCAATGCACTGAATTATCTGGATCCGGCGCGCAACGGACGCATCGAAGTCGGCGCGCTGGAACCCGAGCCGGTCGAGGACACGGAGCCGCGCGCGGTGCGCATGCGCACGTATTATGTGCGCGACAACGGCCTCGGCATTCCGGCTGCGTATATGTCGAAAGTGTTCAGGGCATTTCAGCGCCTGCACGGCGACGTCGCCGAAGGCGACGGCATCGGCCTCGCGGTGGTGCGGCGCATGGTTGAGCGGCACGGCGGGCGGGTGTGGGTCGAATCGGCGGAAGGCGCGGGTTCGACCTTTTTCGTCGTATTGCCGGAACAGCCCGCACGCCTTTGA
- a CDS encoding threonine/serine dehydratase, which produces MSTAAPQHTDHTIDGEPIPTLDDIAAQHFALTPWVTRTPVFDRVDFPSLEGTLVNFKFELLQAGGSFKARGAFTNLLALDEAQRSAGVTCVSGGNHAVAVAYAAMRLGISAKVVLFRAANPARVALCRQYRAEIVFAENIAEAFELVRRIEAEEGRYFVHPFNGYRTVLGSATLGYEWVTQTPDLEAVIVPIGGGGLAAGVATAMRLANPNVHIYGVEPEGADVMGKSFAANHTVKMGQMHGIADSLMSPHTEEYSYELCRRHIDQLVTVSDDQLRAAMLTLFGQLKLAVEPACAAATAGLLGPLREQLQGKRVGVLLCGTNTDPVTFAAHIERARHSESLFPQ; this is translated from the coding sequence ATGTCAACTGCCGCGCCGCAACACACCGACCATACGATCGACGGCGAGCCGATCCCCACGCTCGACGACATCGCCGCGCAGCATTTTGCGTTGACGCCGTGGGTGACGCGAACGCCGGTATTCGACAGGGTGGACTTTCCGTCGCTGGAAGGCACGCTGGTGAATTTCAAGTTCGAACTGCTGCAGGCGGGCGGCAGCTTCAAGGCGCGCGGCGCGTTCACCAATCTGCTCGCACTCGACGAAGCCCAACGCAGCGCGGGCGTCACGTGCGTGTCGGGCGGCAATCATGCGGTGGCGGTCGCGTATGCGGCCATGCGCCTTGGCATCAGCGCCAAGGTCGTGCTGTTTCGCGCGGCCAATCCGGCGCGCGTGGCGCTGTGCCGGCAGTATCGCGCCGAGATCGTATTCGCGGAGAACATTGCCGAGGCATTCGAACTGGTCCGCCGCATCGAGGCGGAAGAAGGCCGCTATTTCGTGCATCCGTTCAACGGCTATCGCACGGTGCTGGGTTCGGCCACGCTCGGCTACGAGTGGGTCACGCAAACGCCCGATCTCGAAGCGGTGATCGTGCCGATCGGCGGCGGCGGCCTCGCCGCCGGTGTCGCGACGGCCATGCGGCTCGCGAATCCGAACGTGCATATCTATGGCGTGGAGCCGGAAGGCGCGGACGTGATGGGCAAGAGTTTCGCCGCCAATCACACGGTCAAGATGGGCCAGATGCACGGCATTGCCGATTCGCTCATGTCGCCTCACACCGAGGAATACAGCTACGAATTGTGCCGCCGTCATATCGATCAGCTCGTCACGGTATCCGACGACCAGTTGCGCGCGGCGATGCTCACCTTGTTCGGACAACTGAAGCTTGCCGTCGAACCGGCCTGCGCGGCAGCCACCGCCGGCTTGCTCGGCCCGCTGCGCGAACAGTTGCAAGGCAAGCGCGTGGGCGTTCTGTTGTGCGGCACCAATACCGACCCGGTCACATTTGCAGCGCATATCGAGCGCGCGCGGCATAGCGAGTCACTGTTTCCTCAATAA
- the mscL gene encoding large conductance mechanosensitive channel protein MscL — translation MSMVKEFKEFALKGNVMDLAVGVIIGGAFSTIVNSIVKDLIMPVVGVATGGLDFSNKFVRLGDIPPSFKGSPESYKDLQTAGVAVFGYGSFITVLINFLILAFIIFLMVKFINNLRKPAEAAPAAPPPTPEDVLLLREIRDSLKNSPR, via the coding sequence ATGAGCATGGTCAAGGAATTCAAGGAATTTGCCCTCAAGGGCAACGTGATGGATCTCGCGGTCGGTGTGATTATCGGCGGCGCGTTCTCCACCATCGTCAATTCAATTGTCAAAGACCTGATCATGCCGGTTGTCGGGGTTGCCACCGGCGGCCTCGATTTCTCCAATAAGTTTGTTCGCCTCGGCGACATTCCTCCCAGCTTCAAAGGCAGCCCCGAGTCGTATAAAGACTTGCAAACGGCGGGCGTCGCCGTATTCGGTTATGGCTCGTTCATTACCGTACTGATCAACTTCCTGATTCTCGCGTTCATCATTTTCCTGATGGTCAAGTTCATCAACAATCTGCGCAAGCCGGCTGAAGCCGCACCGGCAGCACCGCCGCCGACACCGGAAGACGTGCTGCTGCTGCGCGAAATCCGCGATTCGTTGAAGAACTCACCGCGTTAA
- the argE gene encoding acetylornithine deacetylase: protein MSHVAESAQSSPSPDSVSNPASSASLPASLPWVTRLVSMDTVSRNPNLGLIEIVRDELRAVGIEATLTHDESGKWANLFATIPAHDGETNGGVVLSGHTDVVPVDGQKWDSDPFKPEIRGDKLYGRGTCDMKGFIGAALALVPDMQRTKLAKPIHFALSFDEEVGCAGAPLLIADLMKRGVKPDGCIVGEPTSMRPIVAHKGINAYQCCVRGQAAHSSLTPKGLNAIEYAARLICYIRDMADQFREQGPFDELYDVPFTTAQTSTIVGGNAINTVPAECKFQFEFRNLPTLDPEPIFARIDQYARETLLPKMLREHPSAAIEITKIAAAPGLDSSEQAAITQLVRALTADQDKRKVAYGTEAGLFSLAGIPSIVCGPGNIEQAHKANEFVALDQLVACERFLQKFIHSMSVDAHAH from the coding sequence ATGTCGCACGTCGCTGAATCAGCGCAGTCCTCCCCGTCTCCCGACTCTGTTTCGAATCCCGCTTCCTCTGCGTCACTACCCGCTTCACTGCCTTGGGTCACCCGTCTCGTGTCGATGGACACGGTCAGCCGCAATCCGAATCTCGGCCTGATCGAAATCGTGCGCGACGAACTGCGCGCCGTCGGTATCGAGGCCACGCTCACGCACGACGAAAGCGGCAAATGGGCCAACCTGTTCGCGACGATTCCCGCACACGACGGCGAAACGAACGGCGGCGTGGTGCTGTCGGGTCACACGGACGTCGTACCCGTGGACGGCCAGAAATGGGACAGCGATCCGTTCAAGCCGGAAATTCGCGGCGACAAACTCTACGGCCGCGGCACCTGCGATATGAAAGGCTTTATCGGCGCGGCGCTCGCGCTGGTGCCGGACATGCAGCGCACCAAACTCGCCAAGCCGATTCACTTCGCCCTGTCGTTCGACGAGGAAGTGGGCTGTGCGGGCGCGCCCCTCCTGATTGCCGACCTGATGAAGCGCGGTGTGAAGCCGGACGGCTGCATTGTCGGCGAGCCGACCAGCATGCGGCCCATCGTGGCGCACAAAGGCATCAACGCCTACCAGTGCTGCGTGCGCGGTCAGGCCGCGCACTCGTCGCTCACGCCGAAGGGTTTGAACGCGATCGAATACGCCGCGCGTCTGATCTGCTACATCCGCGACATGGCCGATCAGTTCCGCGAGCAAGGCCCGTTCGACGAACTGTACGACGTGCCCTTCACCACCGCGCAAACCAGCACGATCGTGGGCGGCAATGCGATCAACACGGTGCCGGCCGAATGCAAGTTCCAGTTCGAATTCCGCAACCTGCCCACGCTCGATCCCGAGCCGATTTTTGCGCGCATCGATCAATACGCGCGCGAAACGCTGCTGCCGAAAATGTTGCGCGAGCATCCATCGGCGGCGATTGAGATTACGAAGATCGCCGCGGCGCCCGGCCTCGATTCGTCTGAACAAGCCGCCATCACGCAACTGGTGCGCGCGTTGACCGCGGATCAGGACAAGCGCAAGGTCGCTTACGGCACGGAAGCCGGCCTCTTCTCGCTGGCGGGGATTCCGAGCATCGTATGCGGTCCGGGCAACATCGAACAGGCGCACAAGGCCAACGAATTCGTCGCGCTGGATCAGCTGGTGGCGTGCGAGCGCTTTCTGCAGAAATTCATTCACAGCATGTCGGTCGACGCGCACGCGCACTGA
- a CDS encoding response regulator — protein sequence MTEDVSTQHAAYVLVVDDDEGILRLARKSLERAGCRVAICAGVDAARERLAGGGPDLLVLDYQLSGPETGLDFFRRLRAEGVRIPAILVTGFTDESRVIEALRAGVSDVVPKSGDYLDYLPEAVERVLSQVRLQRASDEALLLRDREQHYRTLSEALPHLVMTCNAAGDCDFLSKQWYDYTGLAEGSSHGLAWLDAVHPDDREAIRRSWLKAVSGNAGDYRHELRIRRHDGEYRWFDARVVAMRDAEGNISKWFGSCTDIHSQREAIEERERLLASEQAARQIAEEANRAKDRFLAMLSHELRTPLTPVLAGASVLEMIPGLPDQARASVRMIRRNVELEARLIDDLLDLTRVANGKLRLTLETVDVHDVMDSVLELFRSEIQVKQQDVHVHKNARHHYVLADRARLQQMLWNLIRNAAKFTPDGGHIYVRTRDERMHVQISVEDTGIGIEPEQIGKLFNAFEQGNQNMTRQFGGLGLGLAITKALTDVHGGTVTAQSPGAHCGATFTITLPTAMPPEVTSPVVVPDAVHPAGLLNILLIEDHVDTAEVMAQLIRSLGHEVTTVGRVDDALAATQVQNFDLVVSDVGLPDGTGLDFIKAFREHSDAPAVALTGFGTDEDVRRCLSAGFTSHLTKPVNFSQLETMIEGAVSRKEQKEI from the coding sequence ATGACCGAAGACGTGTCCACGCAGCATGCCGCCTACGTGCTCGTCGTCGATGACGACGAAGGCATCCTGCGGCTCGCGCGCAAGTCGCTCGAGCGTGCCGGCTGCCGGGTCGCCATCTGCGCCGGCGTCGACGCGGCCCGTGAGCGGCTCGCGGGCGGCGGCCCCGATTTGCTGGTGCTCGACTATCAACTCAGCGGGCCGGAGACCGGCCTCGACTTCTTTCGCCGGTTGCGCGCGGAAGGCGTGCGGATTCCCGCCATTCTCGTGACCGGCTTTACCGACGAATCGCGCGTCATTGAAGCGCTGCGCGCGGGCGTGTCGGACGTGGTGCCGAAATCCGGCGATTACCTCGATTACCTTCCCGAAGCCGTCGAACGGGTGCTCTCGCAAGTGCGTCTGCAGCGAGCGTCGGACGAAGCCTTGCTGTTGCGCGATCGCGAGCAGCATTACCGCACCTTGTCGGAGGCGCTGCCGCACCTTGTCATGACCTGCAACGCCGCGGGCGACTGCGATTTTCTGTCGAAGCAGTGGTACGACTACACGGGCCTTGCCGAAGGCAGCTCGCATGGTCTCGCCTGGCTCGACGCGGTGCATCCGGACGACCGCGAAGCAATTCGCCGCAGCTGGCTCAAGGCGGTGTCGGGCAACGCCGGCGACTACCGGCACGAGCTGCGGATTCGCCGCCACGACGGCGAATACCGCTGGTTCGACGCCCGTGTGGTGGCGATGCGCGACGCCGAAGGCAACATCAGCAAATGGTTCGGCAGTTGCACGGACATTCATTCGCAGCGCGAGGCGATCGAGGAGCGCGAGCGGCTGCTCGCGTCGGAGCAGGCCGCGCGCCAGATTGCCGAAGAAGCGAACCGCGCCAAGGACCGCTTTCTGGCCATGCTGTCGCATGAATTGCGCACGCCGCTCACGCCGGTGCTCGCGGGCGCCAGCGTGCTGGAGATGATTCCGGGGCTGCCCGATCAGGCGCGCGCGAGCGTGCGCATGATCCGCCGCAACGTCGAACTCGAAGCGCGGCTGATTGACGACCTGCTCGACCTGACGCGAGTGGCGAACGGCAAATTGCGCCTCACGCTGGAAACCGTCGACGTGCACGACGTGATGGACAGCGTGCTCGAACTGTTTCGCAGCGAGATCCAGGTCAAGCAGCAGGACGTGCATGTTCACAAGAACGCCCGGCATCATTACGTGCTGGCCGATCGCGCCCGGCTGCAACAGATGCTGTGGAACCTGATTCGCAATGCCGCCAAGTTCACGCCGGACGGCGGCCATATTTACGTGCGCACCCGCGACGAACGCATGCATGTGCAGATCTCGGTCGAAGATACGGGGATCGGCATCGAGCCGGAGCAGATCGGCAAACTGTTCAATGCTTTCGAGCAGGGCAACCAGAACATGACGCGGCAATTCGGCGGTCTCGGCCTCGGGCTCGCGATCACGAAGGCGCTGACCGACGTGCACGGCGGCACGGTGACCGCGCAAAGCCCCGGCGCACATTGCGGCGCAACCTTCACGATCACCTTGCCGACGGCCATGCCGCCGGAGGTGACTTCACCCGTCGTGGTGCCGGACGCGGTGCATCCAGCCGGTTTGCTGAACATCCTGCTGATCGAAGATCACGTGGACACCGCCGAGGTCATGGCGCAACTGATTCGCAGCCTCGGCCACGAGGTGACGACGGTGGGCCGGGTGGACGACGCGCTGGCCGCTACTCAAGTGCAGAATTTCGATCTGGTTGTCAGCGACGTGGGTTTGCCCGACGGCACGGGCCTCGACTTCATCAAGGCGTTCCGCGAACACTCGGACGCGCCCGCGGTGGCGTTGACCGGCTTCGGCACCGACGAAGACGTGCGTCGTTGCCTCAGTGCCGGCTTTACTTCGCATTTAACCAAGCCTGTCAATTTCAGCCAGCTCGAGACGATGATCGAAGGCGCGGTCAGTCGGAAGGAGCAGAAAGAGATTTGA
- a CDS encoding AsmA family protein: MAVSSTIGRRIGKIIAWLLAIIVILIVALTIFILTFDWNRARPYINDKVTQAIGRPFAINGDLKVGWRHPVGETGWRGWVPWPRFSAANITVGNPDWTRQPQFATLDEIDFQVKVLPLLAHDIVIPAINLVNPSVDLERLLDGRNNWTFKLASSSGPSEWKLDLHDIAFAKGNIALSDQQKKVDLQMVVDTLGQPIPIGEAMKQQEAASRSASAEAIGKSGANKLTAQANAQAASEAAAASAAAASGASATDITASGTTAATGASGAMVAGGSKGASAAVGAGASSAVVASAPATGVSGASGTSGASSAEAQAAAKREIPPYAIGWTVKGTYNKTPVSGSGKVGGVLALQDANRPFPVQADVKAGDLHVGLVGTITDPAHLAAVDLRLWLQGNSMARLYSLTGVTLPDTPPYATEGRFVGQFKSSGSVFKYENFTGRVGGSDLNGSLTYTAREPRPLLQGELVSHLLQFSDLAPVIGADSNASKAKRGDATAQPSNKALPVEEFRTDRWKAIDADVKFTGRRIVKDVNLPITDLYTHIVMTDGVLSLEPLKFGVAGGTLASDIHLDGSATPLKGRFATSARHLKLKQLFPNFKTMQNALGEINGDAALTATGNSPAALAATSNGEVKALVTDGTVSRLLMEAAGLNVANVVYEKLFGNRDVKINCAAADFVATNGVLDSRVFALDTDDAVIDIDGNVNLRDESMDLGVHPHTKGFRVFSLRSPLYVKGTFKDPHVGVNAAALALRGGAAVGLGLINPFAALIPLLAPSNNKPLPCNQLLAQVRQAPTAPPPGVKQQPKAAISLDGAPVNKSSGSASSPAAADKKPAVMSPASAAAYKGS; encoded by the coding sequence ATGGCAGTGTCGAGCACGATCGGAAGACGGATCGGGAAAATCATCGCATGGTTGCTGGCGATCATCGTCATTCTGATTGTGGCGTTGACCATTTTCATACTGACTTTCGACTGGAACCGGGCAAGGCCCTATATCAACGACAAAGTCACGCAGGCGATCGGCAGGCCGTTCGCCATTAACGGCGACCTGAAAGTGGGCTGGCGGCATCCGGTGGGTGAGACCGGCTGGCGCGGCTGGGTGCCCTGGCCGCGTTTTTCGGCGGCCAACATTACCGTCGGCAATCCGGACTGGACCAGGCAGCCGCAATTCGCCACGCTCGACGAGATCGACTTCCAGGTCAAGGTATTGCCGCTGCTCGCGCACGATATCGTGATTCCCGCGATCAACCTTGTGAATCCCTCGGTGGACCTGGAGCGCCTGCTCGACGGGCGCAACAACTGGACCTTCAAACTGGCTTCGTCCAGCGGGCCTTCCGAATGGAAACTCGATCTGCACGATATCGCGTTCGCCAAGGGCAACATCGCGTTGTCCGATCAGCAGAAAAAAGTCGACTTGCAGATGGTCGTCGATACGCTCGGCCAGCCGATTCCGATCGGTGAGGCGATGAAGCAGCAGGAAGCGGCGTCGCGCAGCGCGTCGGCGGAAGCGATCGGCAAGTCGGGCGCGAACAAGCTGACCGCGCAGGCGAATGCGCAAGCGGCATCCGAAGCCGCAGCGGCTTCCGCAGCGGCGGCCTCGGGCGCATCGGCCACGGATATCACGGCGTCGGGTACGACGGCGGCCACGGGCGCCTCGGGTGCGATGGTCGCGGGCGGCTCGAAAGGCGCCAGCGCTGCCGTTGGCGCGGGCGCGAGCAGCGCGGTCGTGGCGTCGGCACCGGCTACGGGTGTGAGCGGAGCAAGCGGTACAAGCGGTGCAAGCAGTGCCGAGGCTCAGGCAGCAGCGAAACGGGAGATTCCACCGTACGCCATCGGCTGGACCGTCAAAGGGACTTACAACAAGACGCCGGTGTCGGGCAGCGGTAAGGTCGGCGGCGTGCTGGCGTTGCAGGACGCAAACCGGCCGTTCCCGGTGCAGGCCGATGTCAAGGCGGGCGATCTGCATGTCGGTCTCGTCGGTACGATCACCGACCCGGCGCATCTTGCTGCGGTCGATCTGCGCCTCTGGCTGCAAGGCAACAGCATGGCGCGTCTCTATTCGCTGACGGGCGTGACCCTTCCCGACACGCCGCCGTATGCGACCGAAGGACGCTTCGTCGGCCAGTTCAAGTCCAGCGGCAGCGTCTTCAAGTATGAAAATTTTACAGGCCGGGTCGGCGGCAGCGATCTGAACGGCTCGTTGACTTATACGGCGCGTGAACCGCGTCCGTTGTTGCAGGGCGAACTGGTCTCGCATCTGCTGCAATTCTCGGATCTGGCGCCGGTGATCGGCGCGGATTCGAACGCGAGCAAGGCCAAGCGGGGCGATGCGACGGCGCAACCTTCCAACAAGGCGCTGCCGGTCGAGGAATTCCGCACCGACCGCTGGAAGGCGATCGACGCCGACGTGAAGTTCACCGGCCGGCGCATCGTCAAGGACGTCAATCTGCCGATCACGGATCTGTACACGCATATTGTGATGACCGACGGCGTGCTCTCGCTGGAGCCGTTGAAGTTCGGCGTGGCGGGCGGCACGCTCGCTTCGGACATCCATCTGGACGGCAGTGCGACGCCGCTGAAGGGCCGTTTCGCCACATCGGCGCGGCATCTCAAGCTCAAGCAGTTGTTCCCGAACTTCAAGACGATGCAGAACGCGCTCGGCGAAATCAACGGCGACGCCGCGCTGACGGCGACGGGCAATTCGCCGGCCGCGCTCGCGGCCACCTCGAACGGCGAGGTGAAGGCGCTGGTGACGGACGGCACGGTAAGCCGCCTGCTGATGGAAGCGGCCGGCTTGAACGTGGCCAACGTCGTGTATGAAAAGCTGTTCGGCAATCGCGACGTGAAGATCAACTGCGCGGCCGCCGATTTTGTCGCCACCAATGGCGTGCTCGATTCGCGTGTCTTCGCGCTCGATACGGACGACGCGGTGATCGACATCGACGGCAATGTGAATCTGCGCGACGAGTCGATGGACCTGGGCGTGCATCCGCATACCAAGGGCTTCCGGGTATTCTCGCTGCGCTCGCCGCTCTATGTGAAAGGCACCTTCAAGGATCCGCATGTTGGCGTGAACGCTGCCGCGCTCGCTTTGCGCGGCGGTGCGGCCGTCGGTCTCGGCTTGATCAATCCGTTCGCGGCGCTGATTCCGTTGCTCGCGCCGAGCAACAACAAGCCGTTGCCATGCAACCAGTTGCTGGCGCAGGTCCGGCAGGCGCCGACGGCGCCGCCGCCGGGCGTGAAGCAGCAGCCGAAGGCCGCTATTTCTCTGGATGGCGCGCCGGTCAACAAGTCTTCGGGTAGCGCATCGTCGCCCGCTGCCGCGGATAAGAAGCCGGCGGTGATGTCGCCGGCTAGCGCGGCTGCATACAAGGGGAGCTGA